The following coding sequences lie in one Gloeocapsa sp. PCC 73106 genomic window:
- a CDS encoding PPC domain-containing protein gives MKKYFLNFGVSIFTILSLSGPSWAQLRMYNPISLPSGNEIEDTLSDKDIPTGEGGFARDYSVYLEKDDQVAIDLISDDFDTIVSLLAADGSKVAENDDGPDGSNNSLLFARISESGNYIIRVRAFGETGGGQFKLKLTRLRPLETK, from the coding sequence ATGAAAAAATATTTTTTAAACTTTGGGGTGAGTATCTTTACTATTTTGTCGTTATCTGGTCCCAGCTGGGCGCAGTTGCGAATGTATAATCCTATTTCCCTACCCTCTGGTAATGAAATTGAAGATACACTCTCTGACAAAGATATTCCTACAGGGGAGGGTGGTTTCGCTAGAGATTATTCTGTATATTTAGAAAAAGATGATCAGGTCGCTATTGATTTAATTTCCGACGATTTTGATACTATAGTTTCTCTGCTTGCTGCCGATGGATCTAAAGTGGCTGAAAACGACGACGGACCTGACGGAAGTAATAATTCCCTCTTATTTGCACGCATTAGCGAGTCAGGTAATTACATAATTCGTGTACGTGCTTTTGGAGAAACAGGAGGAGGTCAATTTAAACTCAAGCTTACTCGCTTACGACCTTTAGAAACAAAGTAA
- a CDS encoding cytochrome P450 translates to MILALLGLLNWWNRKNAYRSLNSLPSPPRHWLLGNLPQVLLAVRQKKYFQFLFDWSRKLGPIYVYWIGAQPILALSKPRAIEETIINGMKDGSLVRSHQIRDAWNDASGGAVIIGQDGKEWQWRRMAWNPEFSSSGLSKHIDIIDQACTQVIEKIRATPSGETILVDPLFVELTMRVTCCLVLGIPLHPKISSTEGPPLEVEKVYEAMSVISYRFLRIATGEKKWQKYLPTQLARDYWRAIAYLESFLASRLDLALKLRDNTQSEEIPITPMFRESMLVKIIAKEPQYNRSNLVSEIAGFLLAGTDTTAHTLSFATAQLSLNPRVLDKARSLVDQVGENLKELNYIRSIVKETMRLYPVAAGSTSLEATRDTVIEGIKVPRGTRVFWSMWAAGRDPDTYTNPEEFLPERWLEEGKDNHDLPFIQFGSGYHRCLGEPLAMIEATMMLAKLLRYFEWELVNGGASLENLQQNLLVYPSDRMPLRFRLR, encoded by the coding sequence ATGATTTTAGCTTTATTAGGATTACTGAATTGGTGGAATCGCAAGAATGCTTATCGCTCTCTTAATTCCCTACCATCGCCCCCAAGACACTGGCTGTTAGGAAATCTGCCTCAAGTGTTACTCGCAGTTAGACAGAAAAAATACTTTCAATTTTTGTTTGATTGGAGTCGAAAGTTAGGTCCTATTTACGTTTATTGGATAGGAGCTCAACCGATTTTAGCTCTGAGTAAGCCTAGAGCGATCGAGGAAACTATTATTAACGGTATGAAAGATGGTAGTTTAGTAAGGAGTCATCAAATTCGTGACGCTTGGAACGATGCCAGTGGTGGAGCTGTTATTATTGGTCAAGATGGCAAAGAATGGCAGTGGCGGCGGATGGCTTGGAATCCGGAATTTAGTAGTAGCGGTTTATCGAAACATATAGATATCATTGACCAAGCTTGTACACAAGTAATTGAAAAAATCAGAGCAACCCCATCAGGAGAAACGATTCTGGTAGATCCTTTGTTTGTAGAGTTAACCATGAGGGTTACTTGCTGTTTGGTACTAGGTATTCCTCTACATCCAAAAATTTCTAGTACCGAGGGACCACCTTTAGAAGTTGAAAAAGTCTATGAAGCCATGTCCGTGATTAGCTATCGATTTTTACGTATAGCTACGGGAGAGAAAAAATGGCAAAAATACTTACCCACTCAATTAGCTCGTGATTACTGGAGAGCGATCGCGTATTTAGAATCTTTTCTCGCTTCTCGCTTAGATTTAGCCTTAAAACTTAGAGATAACACACAATCAGAGGAAATACCAATTACACCAATGTTCCGAGAATCTATGTTGGTGAAAATAATTGCTAAAGAACCTCAGTACAATCGGTCCAATCTAGTCTCTGAAATTGCCGGCTTTCTCTTAGCGGGTACTGACACAACAGCGCACACTTTATCTTTTGCTACGGCGCAACTAAGCTTAAATCCGAGAGTTTTAGATAAAGCTAGATCTCTAGTCGATCAAGTTGGTGAAAATTTAAAAGAATTAAACTACATTCGCTCTATCGTTAAAGAAACTATGCGTCTTTATCCAGTAGCTGCGGGATCAACTTCCTTGGAAGCTACGAGAGATACAGTGATTGAGGGTATTAAGGTTCCTCGTGGTACTCGCGTTTTTTGGTCAATGTGGGCCGCCGGAAGAGATCCTGATACTTATACTAACCCTGAAGAGTTTTTACCTGAACGTTGGTTAGAAGAGGGAAAAGATAACCATGATCTCCCCTTTATTCAGTTCGGATCGGGTTACCACCGTTGCTTAGGCGAACCTTTAGCTATGATCGAAGCCACAATGATGCTCGCTAAATTGCTGCGCTATTTCGAGTGGGAATTGGTCAATGGTGGTGCTTCCCTAGAAAATTTACAACAAAATCTCTTAGTTTATCCCTCTGATAGAATGCCCTTGCGTTTTCGCTTGAGATAA